The following is a genomic window from Vitis vinifera cultivar Pinot Noir 40024 chromosome 6, ASM3070453v1.
AGAATATTCACCTTGTTGCTTTGCCCAAACGGCTATGCCTTTCAATCACATTGTCAAGTCCTTCCTCAAAGATGATATCCAGAGCTGCTCTCATCCCATACAGCAGTTGGATGGAAGGGGTGTATGGCCAAAATGTTCCCAATTTATAGAACTTCAAGTAGTCATTCCAGTCAAAGAAAAATCTCACTGATTGTGCAGATTTGCTTGCCTCTAGAGCCTTGGGGCCTGCACATACAATCCCCATTCCAGTGGGAAGAGAAAGAGCTTTCTGAGAGCCGGTTAACGCCACATCCACTCCCCATTCATCCATACGGAAATCAAGGGCACATATGGATGACACCCCATCAACAAGAAAGAGTGCTGGATGACGGTACTCATCTGATATTTCAATACAAAAAAGAACGTTAAAAATGAGAACCCAATAGTGGAAAATGACAGAATCCTAATGTGAAGTTTCCTTGCAGATGAAGATGTGGCCTAGAAAATGAATTCTTACCAAGGATTCTCCTTACTGCAGCCAAATTGTTGGTAACTCCAGTAGCGGTCTCATTGTGAACAATACAAACAGCCTTAATAGTGTGTGCTCTGTCTGCTGCAATTTTTTCTGCTAGAATCTCAAGGTTAGCACCTTGGCCCCATTCACTTTCTATGACATCCACATTGAACCTAAGACGTTTCTGCTGGTCGATCCACAGCAAACTGAATTGCCCAATCAGGAATGATACAGTTCGATCTCCAGGAGACAATGTGTTTGTAAGTGCACTCTCCCATGCACCAGTACCTGAGCCAAGACAGCAACAACAATATGTAACATAAATGAAGAGTAAATTATCAATCTTCCAATGACAGAAAAGGAGAACCAGAAGGAGAGTTATATTGTGCTGCCATAGCCAAACGATCGTTTGATCTATGCATGCAAATATCAAAGGATGCCACAGAGAAATGGAAGCTTCAAACCATCCTGATGATTAAGATTTCTGAAGAAAGCAGA
Proteins encoded in this region:
- the LOC100261927 gene encoding serine--glyoxylate aminotransferase → MDRYFAPGTNHLFVPGPVNIPDHVIRAMNRNNEDYRAPPIPALTKDLLEDVKKIFKTTTGTPFLIPTTGTGAWESALTNTLSPGDRTVSFLIGQFSLLWIDQQKRLRFNVDVIESEWGQGANLEILAEKIAADRAHTIKAVCIVHNETATGVTNNLAAVRRILDEYRHPALFLVDGVSSICALDFRMDEWGVDVALTGSQKALSLPTGMGIVCAGPKALEASKSAQSVRFFFDWNDYLKFYKLGTFWPYTPSIQLLYGMRAALDIIFEEGLDNVIERHSRLGKATRLAVEAWGLKNCTQREEWFSDTVTAVVVPPYIDSTEIVKRAWKRYNLSLGLGLNKVAGKVFRIGHLGHLNDVQLLGCLAGVEMVLKDVGYPVKMGSGVGAASAYLQNTIPLIPSRI